Within Ipomoea triloba cultivar NCNSP0323 chromosome 9, ASM357664v1, the genomic segment TAATACAATAGGCCAAAAGGACCTAGTCTCTGCGAACGTTTCCCCTATGTGAATGGGGGATGAGCTTTGCCTTGACGAAGTCTAGGATGCCACGGTCTTGCGGGGTGAAGTACACATAGTTCACGTGAGCTATCGTCCCACTTTGGACGTTCCATTCGGCATCACGGTGGAAGGATCTGGCAATTTCATTTAATGCTCCAACTGTAATCCTGCCAGGCATCAACTCATTGTGATAATAATCCTCTCCATTGTAATTTCTCGTACCGTAGTATGCGTTGATTGCCCGTGGAGAGAAATTCACTTCCACACCTCTTACTATGCATACATTATTGTGTGGCCCATCTTTGGCATTAGCATAGAATTCACGGACCACCGCAGCAAAGGCCTCACCCGGTTGAGCCAATAATAAAGGACCCCAATTCCACCTTTCGGGGACAACATATTCTAATCCCCTttctttcttgaaatctcttgtagAGATCCAAGTTTGGAATCTTTCCAAAGCTCCTGGGGTATTAAAAATTTCAGCTTGCTCCCTTTGGGGTTGTTCTTGAGGTTGTTGGGATGATTCACCCCTATTCCTCTTGGGATTTCTAGTTTTTGGGGCCATTTTGAGCAACTACACACCAAAACCAAAACACATTACTTGCAAAAATTCAAAGAATTTTGAATTGAAAAGCAAAATGCAAATAAATAATACCAAGACTTCAAAAATTCTCACTttggcattttatcaaacactttataTGCACAATTTAAAGCATGAGAATTTGAATCAATTAAGTATGTCAATCCATCCCATTTTTGTTCAACAAAGGATACCACCAACAAGACAATTCATCAAgcacaaatacaaaatatacctacactaataatgaaagaaaactaTGGGCATTAAGCATGTGAATTCATGGgcaaataaagagaataaatcAATGTTCATCATTCAAAATTCAAGTGTAATGTAATATTAACATGTAAAAACAACACTTATagtaaaattaaacaaagaaacactAACCCATAGcattttaatccaaaaaaaatcgaaaattaGGCAAAATTCGTAGGTTAGGTTTCATGCCCAAAAACTATgaaataaagaacaaaaataaaagaaattgatgGAGAAAATGGATCAGGATGTTACCTTGATGCCTTAGGATGAGTTTGGAGTGAATAGTAGTGTGTTTTGAAAGCCAAAATCGAAGAGAATGATAAGAATGGCGTGTTGGGTGCTGCTGTTCGAAGAAAACTAAATGAAGAATATTGGGAAAAATGGTGTTTAAAGTATCAGTCAAGGTCTGACCAAggggggctcgacgcgtcgagccctatagttttttctaaaaaaacatTCGGCAtgagttcgacgcgtcgagaatggttctcgacgcgtcgagaccatctgaaatttcaaaaaaatgttACGGCAAAAATTCGACGCGTTGAGGCtaactctcgacgcgtcgaaacaGATCAGAATGCATTTTCACAATGTTTTCAACTGTAAAACATGAAACTAACTCCCAACACGAAAACAACACTCAATAAGCAAAAATTCCACTCCAAAATCATGTTAACACAAAAACCTAGgctcaaaaattttccaaaaaaattgtttagcATCACgtaatttcaaattaaagcaAGTAACACCCTAATTCATATTCAATTTCTATCATGCGAAATaaactaacaaaaattaaaatgcaagaaattaaaaggcttgggttgcctcccaagaagcgctcATTTAAGGTCATGAGCTTGACCCCTTTTTCACAATTCATCCCGGTTGATCCGTGAGGCTACCACCGTAACTAGCCTCATTGAAGTTCCCAACACAAGCTTTGTGTCCCAAAAGACATCCTTTTTCGACTTTCTCCATATGTGTAAAATTAGCATCTCCATCACGAGTCTTGCTACCCATCACATCGGCCCTATAACACTTTTCAACAACACGAGAATTAGGATCTTCAAGAACATTGAATGCCACTTTCTCTTCTCCAAAATCAAAGATCATTGATCCTTTCCGTGCATCAATTATTGCTCCCGTTGTGGCCAAGAAAGGTCTCCCCAATATGATTGGAGTATAGGGATCTTCTCGAATATCCATTACCACGAAGTCACAAGGCACAAAATACTTGTCAACACAAATGGGAACATCCTCAAGAATTCCAATAGGATTTTTGGTTGACCGGTCGGCAAATTGAAGTGTGAATTCGACCGGTTGTGGCTCTCCCAAATTGAGCTTCTTGCAAAGAGATAAAGGCATTATATTAACACTTGCTCCTAAATCACAAAGTGATCTATTGATGGTGGAACCACCAATAACACATGCAATTGTGAATCTTCCCGGATCTCTAAGCTTTGTAGGAAACTTTCCATCTTCACGTGTTAAGGCTCGGTACTCTTGTGTCATCGCAATCATTTCTTGATCACCAAACTTTCTCTTTTTAGATAGAATCTCTCTTAAAAACTTCCCATAAGAAGGTGTTTGGGTGAGCAAATCAAGCAATGGGATAGAGACTTTCAAATTTTCCACAATATCCAAGAATTTGGCCCATCTACTGTCTTTGGTTTGcctttgaaatttttgagggAATGGAAGTGGTGGCACATACTTTCTCTCGGGCTTctctttttcatctttttcatgaCTTTGAAGGCTCGCATTCAAAACAGGATGGTTAGCCTCTTCTTCCTCAAGTCTCTCTTCAATCTCAACATCAATGATTTTACTTGGCCTTGGTTTGTCAACCGGAAGCGGTGGTTCTTAAAGTTTCTTGCCACTTCTTGTTACAATGGCATTGACATGCTCCCTTGGATTCTCGGGACAAGCGGGCAACTTCCCGGTGACTTTGGTGCTAGAAGTTGAGGCTTGATTTGCTATTTGGTTCTCTAGCATCTTGTTATGAGCACTCAATTGGTCTAGCCTCTCCGTCACTTGTCTAAATCTTCCATCACTTTGCAATTGAGATTTCACCATCATTTCCATCATAGCTTCCCAATTCGGTGGAGGTGGAGCTTCCAAAGTAGGTAGTGGTGGACTTAGTTGAATAGTCAGAGCTTGGGGTTGAAATCCTTGAGTTGGCCTAAATTGTTGTGTAAGACCCCCTCTAAAATTTTGTTGACCTTGGAATCCCGGAGGTGGGTTTCTATTGCCATAATTTTGGGGATTTGCCGCCCCATTTGGGTTACTCCATGAGAAACCGGGATGGTTCCTTGAGGTATTAGGATTATAGGCTCcttgaggttgaaaagattGCTGTGGCCTATTGTATCCCACCAAATTAATGTGTTCCATGGAAGATTGAGAGCTCGTGTCATCATTAAAGCATTCTCCCGAGTTGTGCCCTCCACCACAAAGATCACAAATCAACACTTGTCTTGTGGGAGTAGAAGGAGTAGAAACATAGCTCACATTTCGATTTTGAAGAGTGATTTGAGCTAGCTTCTGCACCATTGTTGCAACATTATCCACTTTAGCCGATAAAGCGGATATTTGCTCCACTTCATGAATACCTCCTCCCAATCTTTGTGAAGATCTATCGGAGTACCAAGTAGAACCGTTCATTGCAATTTTTTCTAACAATTCCTCGGCTTGAATAGGTTCCAAAACCGTGAATGAACCTCCCGAAGATGCAGCTACCAAAGTTCTTGAAGTGTCAAATAATCCCTCATAGAAAGCCATCATTAGATCCCAACTTTGTATACCATGATGTGGACATTATCTTCTTAAATCTTTAAATCTTTCCCAAGACTCGACTAAGGACTCATTCGGCAATTGCTTGAAGTTTTGGATTGCTCTTCTCATCCTTTGAGTCTTTGAGATTGGGTAGAACTTCTTCAAGAATTCCCGGTGAAGTTGGTCCCAACTGTCAAAATAATTAGCCGGAAAGGAAATGAGCCACCCGTGAGCTTTGTCCCTCACTGAAAATGGAAAAAGTCGGAGTTTGATCGCTTCAGTAGGAACTCCGTTCATCTTAAAAGTGCTACAAATCCGGAGGAATTTAGTAATATGAGCATTTGGATCTTCCCTGGGTGATCCTCCAAATTGATCCGATGCAACCATTTGAATTATCGCCGgtttaatttcaaaattgttGGCCTCTACGCCCGGAATGTTGATACTATCACGTTCTTCCAAGTCTGGTGCAATATAATCGGACATA encodes:
- the LOC116029670 gene encoding uncharacterized protein LOC116029670 produces the protein MAFYEGLFDTSRTLVAASSGGSFTVLEPIQAEELLEKIAMNGSTWYSDRSSQRLGGGIHEVEQISALSAKVDNVATMVQKLAQITLQNRNVSYVSTPSTPTRQVLICDLCGGGHNSGECFNDDTSSQSSMEHINLVGYNRPQQSFQPQGAYNPNTSRNHPGFSWSNPNGAANPQNYGNRNPPPGFQGQQNFRGGLTQQFRPTQGFQPQALTIQLSPPLPTLEAPPPPNWEAMMEMMVKSQLQSDGRFRQVTERLDQLSAHNKMLENQIANQASTSSTKVTGKLPACPENPREHVNAIIEERLEEEEANHPVLNASLQSHEKDEKEKPERKYVPPLPFPQKFQRQTKDSRWAKFLDIVENLKVSIPLLDLLTQTPSYGKFLREILSKKRKFGDQEMIAMTQEYRALTREDGKFPTKLRDPGRFTIACVIGGSTINRSLCDLGASVNIMPLSLCKKLNLGEPQPVEFTLQFADRSTKNPIGILEDVPICVDKYFVPCDFVVMDIREDPYTPIILGRPFLATTGAIIDARKGSMIFDFGEEKVAFNVLEDPNSRVVEKCYRADVMGSKTRDGDANFTHMEKVEKGCLLGHKACVGNFNEASYGGSLTDQPG